A region of the Pelecanus crispus isolate bPelCri1 chromosome 1, bPelCri1.pri, whole genome shotgun sequence genome:
ACTGCACAGGCTGATTTTGCAAGTTCTGGGAAACTGGGAATCTGGGAAATACTGCAGGAAACTCTTGTGGGTGGTGCACACAGATTTCTTATCCCACTTGGATATTACCTGCTTGCTCAGCCCCTGTGCTAAGCAGGACTGCTCGCTTTGTGATGGTTAGGATGGTGGTCCTGCTTCAGGACTGGGGTTTCTACATGCCAGAAGAGTAAAAAATAGTATTCAATCGCAACAACGCATCTGTTCAGAAATGTGGACGCCGTTGCATCACCGGTAGGCTTCAAACCTCAAAGGAACGGCTCATTCTGTGGTAAGAAGCACTTGCGTGCCAATAGGGCTGAGTTTCCACTAGAGGGTTGTAGTGCTGTGCGGAAGCAGATACGGTTACTGTGGCAGGAACGTTGTATGTACTCCAGGCCTTTGTCAGCAGATCAAAAGCATCCTGCAATAGCCCGGCTTCCAGCAGTCGCCACAGTCTCTGATGTACACAGCCTGCAAGCTGCGAGAGGGCTGGTGCCTGAGCAACCCActtccctgccttccctgaAAAGCCTCCAGCCTTCGCATGACTCAGCACCTactatatatgtatgtacatatatacacacacacacacacacagagatataGTAAGTAAACACACTGTGTCTATGCGTGTACGCACACAGACAATATGTTTATTTGTGTACCCGGGATTTCGAAGCACGAACAGCCACACGGCGTGGCGGTGGTACGCAATCGCAAGGAGCCAGGGCACTGCTGGTGGAGCAAAGCCCACAGCCTGGCAACATGGTGAACAGGACAATTAGCAGCATCTCCGCAATCAGCAGGATGCGAAAGTGATAGCTGTTCGCATATAGCCCCGGCTCCAGGCCAGGAGCTGTCGTGCCGTGCGCCACACCAAACACAGGTGCTGGTCCCCGGAGCTTGCAAGCCAGTCTTGAACAGGAGCCGTCAGAGGGGACTGCCACTTTGGCCACCAGTGATGTCCCCACGTCCAATGCAGCTCAGTAGGTCCCAGTGAGTTCATGTGTATGTGACCCTAGTATGCACCCATACATCTTTTACAGTAGCGTATGTATTTTTGCATGTGCATctataaatcatagaatcatagaagggtttgggttggaagggacctttaaaggtcatctagtccaaccacccTGCAATGAGCCTATGTTGGCTTTCTGAGTAGCTGGTGTGCAAGGTGCTGGCAACTGTGCAGCCCAGATCAAGgtggttttgctgctgaaaacaaaaactggAGTTATGTAAGACAGTGGGGAAAGCCCAGATAGCACTGATGTTGCCTTCCTTTCACAGAAACAGTGGGAAGGCAAATGCAGCCACAAGGCTTGTCTGTAACATGGAAAACACAGCGTGACATTCACAGAGAATTTACATAGTGGTCAATTTATGTACCACCTGTTTTCTGATACTACTACCATTTGCATTTATAGCTAGATGGAAAATAGTTTTTGCCTACATGTTCATCTCCTTTGTTATCAGAAAGGCTTTGAGGAAGTAAGTAGGAGAtattcttgcaaaataaattattacagCAAAAGATGGGCCTTAGTTCTCTTGGAAGATGACCTGATCTCACCTAAAAACAGCTGTGTAGAAACCAACCATCAAGTCAACAGAGAGGCCTGAGCATGCTGGGATGGATTATCTGACCCAAAATGACATTTGAATCTTTTGCTCTTTATAGCTGGCTGGTGGAACACCTCTTCTCATGCTAGCAGGAGACATCAGAAGGAGGTCAAGTGAGATGCTTCTTGCTATAGAGGACAAAAAGGTACCAGGGGAGATCACGCAGCTGGCGAGACCTGTCAGGTGGACACATAGGTTTGGGAGAGCCACTTCCCACAAGCGATGGTCTCCATAAACAAGTCTCAGACCTCAGGGAGACCAGACTGGTTTGAGAGCAGGGACTGTGGTGCTGGTGGAGCATCTCCTCCTCTGAACTGGGTAACGGTGGTGGCAGCATGAGCCTTTGCTGATACCAGCAAAATGGAAGAGCTCTGTTACAGGGGTTACCCCTGTCCTCCTGAGGTGCTGCCATCCCTTGGTGGGCTGACCCCACGGGGCAGAGGGGTGGTGGGTCACCACCAAGGATAGACGGCTGCTGATGAGCTATGGAGAGAGAGGGTGGCAGAGAAGCACGGTGTGAAGCAGGGTTTGGAGTGTGTCAGAGTGGTTTGAAaaagggagcagagggaaggaacATAAACGCTGTGCTTGCGAATACGATGTCTCAGCAGCTATAGGTTAGGAGgttagacaattttttttttttaactacctaTTCTAACCAGTGAGAACATTTATTAGCTAATCATCATGcaataaatatgtttattaGTAATCTTTCACATCTAAAATTCCTGTAGaagataagagaaaaaaaaagtgtgtgttaTTTTGGCACTGGGAATGGTCAGATGTAGAGATGGAGGAGGTAGGTGTTCAGGAGAGCAGCCGTGCCCAAGTGCCTCTGCCATGCATTGGGGAGGAGCAAAACCCATGAGCTTTGCGGTAGTACAAAGGAAGGCGCCTTTCTGCACCTCCTTTTGCAAACAGCTCTGTAAACCTTCTCCTCATGTAGCAAGGAGTCTCTGTCCCTCCCAAAGGAGTCATAAAACACAGCTTTATCCATCCTGCATGTGATAATCAGACAAGCTTAAGAGCTTAAGCACTCGTAGGGaagcaatgtttaaaaaagatTGTGCCAGCCTGTTTGCCTACCTCGGTCCGCTTCTCTAATCAAACCGTTCCTCAGTATGGACTCGTAGGGGCACATTGTTAGTGACTGAGGCAGAAAATTGAACTTGCTAATAGAGAGGGAGTTGTTAAACGTGCGTCCTTGTGAGGCTGTGCCGGGGGTGATTAGCAGCTCGCACAAAGAGCCCACTGCTGCTCCCCTTGACTCCTGTATCGAGCCGTGGAGCATCAGGATCATGCAGCAGGTGAAGGAGATTCAACAGATTTCATCCTTTTAGACTGCTTTATTaaacaaagccaagcaaaaccaaaccaacccccatGTCAATACAGCAGCTCCTCATTTACACAAGACCCCTTTCCACAGCTCTGGGAGAACAAATGGGCTGATATATACATCAGATCAGTGTCAGGAGCCTTATGCACTTGAATATTTATCAAGAAAGAGCAGACAGGGGCCGATTTGCCATCCTCCTGAAGCAGTGGGATCCTGGTCATCAACAAGTGGGAGTGAAAGGGTAGGTAAGGGGGCTGGTCCATGCCTTTGCATGGGCAGGGGTGTGCGGGATGCTGGTGAAAGGCTGTGCCCATGCGTGAGGATAACTGCAGGAGCCATCGGTCAGGAACGACACTGAGAGGCTCCTGGGTTTTGGGATCAGAGCTAAGTACAACGCAGTTATGAAGCAAGCATACAATGTCCCTTCCAGTCACGCAGTCATCTTGCAAGCTGCAGTTTAGGGAAAAAACTCTAAAGAATTAACTGGAAGTTATTACCATTCCTTGGGCATGCTGAGTGCTCACAATAAATCTTTTTCCTAAAGCAAAAAGCAAGGTTAAATCAAACTACAAAGCCCATCAAGCATGAGATTTACAGCAATCTAAAAGGGTTACAGGTTCATTTCTTAAACAGTTGAATTATGGCTGCTTCTGGGTATCGATATATTAAGCATGCTGACCCCCGAAGTGCTGCAGGGAGCTAGGGGATGAGCAGCAACGGAGAGATCGCACCGGTTATCGTTTTTATGTGCATTTCAAAGTCACTTCCAAAAAAGTAGATGAGATAGTAGTTGAGTATTCCAGCCACGGACATGAGGAACAGGAACAAAATGATGCGCTTTCCAAACAAGTAACCGGGAGTGCTGAGGAGACAGAAAGTGGGGAGAAGCAATTTGTTAACATGTGTCACCTCATGTGAGAAGTCCTCAGACTTTGGACTCTGCCATTGAGACCAGCTGAAAGACCTCAGGGGCTGAGACAGAGGGGGCAAATTTCTGCTCTGTCTTGCAGCTGTGAGCTCTTAAATGCCATTTTCAGGATCCATTTGGGTCTGGATTTGTCCTCCTGTGCTCAGCATAGACTGCTGCTCACAAAAGTGGCTATTCAGAGGGACTTGTATGTGTTCTCAGCCATCACAGGCTGTGGGACAATCTCGTTCCACATGTGTGTAATGAACTTTATTAATATAAAAGGATAATCTTGTGCAAATAGTGGCACAAATACGCGAATGTGTAGGTTTGCAGAGGCTgtgagcaggagctgctgaagcagctgctctgttccTGCAGCTCCCCTGACCCCAGTGCCGCTGCAccccctgcctctcccacagctcctcctgtgCACACAGAAGAGGAGGGCTTTCCTGCGCTGCCCTGTGCAAGCAGCCATCGCAGGCAGCACCGTGAGCTGGCGGCTGTGCCTGTGGAAGTGGCAGCATCTGGCTGGGCTGCCACTGCATCCCACGTTTTGTGAAGAGGCTTTGCAAGTCCTTACCTCTGAGTCCTTTCCCCGAGGTAGCCCACAAAGTACTTCTGCCTCACAAACAAGTACATCAGGCCGGCAAAGGCGGCAGGAGCTGGGTAAAGGGTAAAGCAAGCGTTACAAACACCATCCCGGGGCTCACTGTACGTATTGTCCCCATCTGCTGCCTGGGCTGGACCGGGAAATGGGAACCTGCAGCCTTGGGCTACAGGATGAGCActggaagcaggacagaggcctttgcatgggaaaaaaagcacttgcCTTGCTCTCACACCAGCTTTTCTGAAGACCTTGTGGGTGTAATCCTGtccacagctgcagaaacccatgcttttcctcttttccccctAATTCTAGCTTTCCCCCCACTTGCAGGCAAAAGCCCCTCTCCTGGTCAAGAAGCTCCTCTCTTGCAGAAAGAATTGCCACGGACCCCAGGAAAGTACTCATCTTAACTTTAGGACAACTCAGATTGCATTGAAGGAGATCATATTTAGAAATGCAGGTAAATACTCCTGGGCTGCCCtcagggctgggaagggctgtCAGTTCTGGCAATTTAATCAAACGAGCTCATTTTCAGTCCCGAGGGTGAATAATGTGGCATCCAGCATCCAAGTAATAAACCCTCCACCCAAAACAGAGGGATCTCATCCATAATGCCTCTATGGGAAATGTCCCTGGCACAGACCGTCCTGAATGGTGTTTGGGAACACGTCTGCTGGCATCAACCATGCCAAGGAGTATGCTGCTAATTAAACAGCATGGGCAGCTGCAGGACAGCCAGGTGAGACTGGtcccactgctgcagaagaATTTGGTCCCTGGAAGTGTAACCGCTGAAGCACCTGCCATCCCTTGCTGAAAGTGATGCAAGgttgaagagggaaaaaaacctgtgtgttACCTTGGCTGCAGAGAAGGCCAGCGCACCAAAGCATGGCCAGGAACGTAGGGTACGTGTGTCCGCAGTTCTGGCTAGAAAGGAATTTATCAGAGAGAAATCAGACCGCGGggaaatagaaacaaaatcaaCATGTTTCACTGGCAAAGGATGGTGGGGTGCGAATTTGGGCTGCGCTAACACCGCTGTGGGTGGGCTTTTACCCCAGAGCAGCGGGAGGCCCCCGATCTGCCTgcggcaggcagctgccaggggctggctggCGCGTCCATGCCCAAACACGGTGGCTGCCTCGCCCGCAGGTTTGCTTCCCTGTGTCCTCACCTGGATAATGGATGCCTTTGTCCTGcctgaggaggaaaacaaaccacCCTGCGCACACGCCTGGCACCTGTGAAAGCCTCTTTCCTCCTCTAACCTGTTTGATCATGGCACACGTATAATAGGTGCTGTGTGCTTTATTGGTTAGGAAAATCCTTGTACTTAAGTCATATTAATCAAGTTAGTGGCATTGAAAGCCGCACGAAACCAACAAAAGGAGAATCACACCACAAGTAAGAATGTCTCACAGAGTTAACATGTGTCTTTGCAGGGGAACAGGAATGATTTCCAGCTGCCTCTTTCAGTTGGGAACGCTTTCTGAGGGGGAAGCCCTCTGCCCTTGGCAGAGGTTGCACACCTGTGAAGGGCAGCACTTGGATGTCCCATCCAGTTTCAAGCACATAGCCAGTACTTCATGggtaataaaaaatattttatgttctttctcttctgggTTGGAATTCattttccctctgctctccctgaaGGGATGTCAAAGACAAGAGATACCGATGTGGCAGAGAAACGGAGAGCCACGTGCCAAGGGATCTTTCCGGGGACCGAGGGGTTTGTACAAGCTCTGCCACCAACCTGCTCCTTGGCAAGTCAGCATCTCTCTGCTAGCTCTTTCCTTTTGAGCCGCAGTGCCCCTGGGACCCTGGGTGTGCTCATATCACACTTCCAGCATTAGCTACTGCTGGGTGAATAGGCTCCCAAATTAAGGGACATAATAGACATAAGGGCTGCAAGTCCAGTATAAATACAGCACCTGGTGTCCAGAAAGGAGCTGGGTACAGCAAGCACACTGGAGAACCGTGGGTCTAAACGCTGCTGCAATGCACACAGCAATGGGACTGCAGAATAAAGTCAGGATCCCAAAAGGGTTTGGATTAAACCCTAAGGAGGAGAGAGACAAACCCTGCTCTACCCCCACTAGCTCCTCAGGGCTTGCCTACTCACTTGGCAGTGTAGACGCGGTCGAAGGCGGAGGATCCTGGCCGCTGGAACCCCTTGCTGTTGCATTGTTTGCTTTCATGCTCCACTTTGCTagcaaaaaaagctgttaaaaaaccACAGTGTTCAGTCCAATATGTAATTTGGAGATattgcaggagctgggctttaTGGGCTCAGCTCTGTTCTCATGAGCACCCAGGCTGGATGGCAGGAAAGGATGCGGGTGCATAGAGGTGCAGGATGTGGCCAGGGTGCTCGCTCTGTCACCCTGGTATAACCAAACCTTCTGTGCAAGGGCGCAGTGTGATGTGACCTCAGACATCCCCAAATGTCTGTATGTGACTGGCAGCAGGCTTTCACCTCTGAGCCCCGCTTCATCCCCACACTGCACTTCCAGCAGCCCTCACCTCTGTCTGCTGCAGAAGTACAGCCCAGACTCAGTCCTTTGTGCCCTGAgtgggaaaaaagctttctagaCAGAGCTGCCAAACCCAATTCTTGCTCTCCTGCAGGGCTGGTTCATTTTCCGGGAAGGCTCATTGAAAACCTGGTCCTGATGGCTGATCTCTATGTGTTCATCTTGTGTCTGTCCTCCTTTTAAGCGACAGCATTGCATCAGCATGTTAGCTGCTGCAAAAATCCAGCAACTCAAGATAATGTAAACTTGACAAACATGTTTTATCTGATGACACTAAACCAGAGACCATCAATCATGTGTCTAAATACACCAGACAGAGCCCTGACAGGCTACAGGCTGCAAGCTTTGTATTATCATGAGTCCCATCTCAGTGTACCCAAATGACTCTATGGTTTCGAATATTAGCCAAAGATATGTAAAAAAGATAACCCATTGGGAAACACATTATTATAACAATAGAAGTGTAACTTGATAAGCTGCAGGATTTCACCCCTGGAATCTGAAGTGTtacctcttttttcccttcactgaTGCTGTAAGTAGGCCTTTTGAACTTCCATTGCCTTCACTAAAAGCTACTGAGTTTTTTGCCTTCCAGTATTGCCTTCCAATATTCCCTGGGTTCATAGAGCCTTTCTCCAGAAAATCCCGCAGTGCCTCAAGCCAGTGTCTCCTCTCTGAGCCAGGCTGCAGACCCTCCCACTGCCACCAGCGCGGTGCACTGGCCAGCTCCTGGAGGAGCTGGCCCTGGGGGACCCAGAGCAGACAGCACAGCCACCAAAAGCTCCTGGCATCTCCACCTGCACACTACTCCACCCTTTGGCATGGGGTTATTAACTTTCCTATGGGGTCTAAGAGGACCTAGTTGAAGAGGACTAGGTTGGACGGCAATTTTTTGTACAGTGCAAAGCTGCTGTGATTGGAAACCACTTCCTGCAGGTCTGAGACTGCATGGGCTAACTGGGATATGCAGCAtgcctcctcccttcctttaGCATGTACGTGAAATCACTAGAAGATGCCACAGCTTCAGAGAAAGCCAGGAGTAAGCTCTCTCTCTCTATATCCCTCTCTGCTGCCACAGGTGCTGCCACCTCCCACATACCAGTGTGCCACTGCAGAGAGGCTTCACGATGCTGAGAGCCCTCAGGCTGAACCAGACATGTGCAATGTGATTGTGGTCACTGAGGACAAGAACTTGGAGGTGCCAGTGGTGACACTCCTGGTGCACAGTCTCTGGGATCAGGGCTGAGCAGGCATGGGGCTGCTGAGTCTCCTGGGAAGGACCTGGCTGTGGAGGTCCATACATCTGTCCTGGAAGCTCTTGCAGTCTCCAACATGGTGTATGGATTCTTGGTCAACGGACCGGGCATTAGGGCAAAGGACAGAGGTAGGGTTATCATGTATACCCGCACCATGGATGAGGAGCAGGCTTTGTCTTACCTCACTTCAGAGACATTGAGAAGTGTTGGGGGGATGgatgttttccttctgtaaacAGTGGGTGACAGacaaaaacagaggaaaggcaCCTCCAGAATTCAATCCATCCCTCAGAGAGCTACTGGCATGAGAGGAACCCCACTGAAGTGCTGATCTTTCTCCATTGACTCAAGAAAGAGCTTAGACAACCACCTCACACGAGTTGTCTACCTCTGCaagagaaaatgcttgggtTGATCACCTCCAACCCACTGCAGCAGCTGTATTTCCTCAGGACCATGTGGACCCCCAAGGTGAGGGCAGTGAATCAGAAGGGAACCCAGCATCTCACCATCATATGGAGAGGCAGAGCCTCCTGCTTCAAGTGAGCTTTTCTCCCTGAAAGTGGCTCTTTAGCCTGTCAACCTCACACACACTGAAGGCTCTCAAAATCTCCCCAGAAGGCAACCCAAGAGGTGGGTCCTGGCTGCCTGAGGCTCAGCCAGGCTGAAGCTGTGCAAAGGACCAGAGCAGAGTTGACAGATCACATCTGGGATGGACCTCGCTGCAGGTCTGTGCTCACATCTCAGCAATGTTGGGCTCCTGTTAACCTGGCATTGGGGAAATGGGAGACTACAATGTGAAACACCTTGCAACACCATGGTTATATTTCCTGCTCTTTGCTCTGAACCTCAAGGCAAGAGGATGGTTTCACAAGCCAGCATGAGATAAatgagcagagcagggctggagctgagGGGTTTAATTCAGCTCAGCTGCACCAGGAGATGACGACCTGAAGCTCCAGTGCTGTACAGGCTGCCCTGAGCCTGAACCACTGCTGTCTCCCTCTGGTCAAGTTAATGTACAAGAGTTCACTTTGAGCCTGGTTGTTTCACAAGTTCATGCCAACAGAAACTGTGCACTGAAGCTCCAACCTAGTGAGTGCTGGCAAACATGCAGATTGCCCCTTCTTTCCGTTGACTTCACTTTGCTTCCTCCATCCCAATCTGCTCAGCGATGACCACTGATCTGCCCTGAAAGCTGCTGAATTGCAACATCTCTCTGATGCAAGAACAAAACCTAAAGTTAGATGTGTGACTCAGCAGCAGGAAGCCACACAATTCATTCTGTAGGATATTCCGACACGTAGATTCCCAACACGAACAAGGTGAGAGAAAATGGATGTCAGATTGGGGCAGCACCATAGCCCACCTCCAGCTTCGGGAATAACAGCATTCACCCAAACTGTTTTCTAATCCTGCACCAGATGCAGAAAAGCATATAAGCCTGAAGTGACATGGAAGTGACTTCACGTACTTAAAGACAGTCAAGCAGATGCccaagtgctttgctgaaccAGACCCATAGCAAGAATTCAGTACAACTGATATCCCTTGACAAGCATTTCTACTGCCTTAAGTATTGCATTCATTGCAGGACTGCAAATCAGTTGGGTCTTTCTAGACAGAAAGCTTGGGAGGAGGAAATCAGATGACACAAGGTCTGAAATCATGGTTTAGGGCTGTGTGCCACTTGTGTTCGGCATGCTAAGTCCTCTGCCAAGCGCCATGCTGCCCGTTTGCAGCAGTTGGGTCAATTATCTGAGAGAGAGATTTCCATGAGGTGAAAGTGTGTGTCAGGCTGTAAGGCAAATGCCCACGTTTCCGAGTGAGAGAAGAAAACTGTACATGAAGTCATCTGGTTAAATAGCAAGAAATGTGTATTTGACAGATCTTTTTAATTGTGGTATATGCTCTGATCTCAATGTGCCATATTCTGGTGACATCACACACCGTGCATTTGCCGGAAAACAGCATTGGGTTAAATGAAGCAGCATTTAATGCCTATGTCAAAACTAACCAGTctgcatgtctttttttctctctctggcaGACAGACTTCTGCTGAGGCTCCCACCACTTCCCCTCTCTGCAGGAGCCCAATAGCCCATTTCCCAAGACCGAGTGTGGGGTTTGCGCTCAGTGGGAACCTCTCATTTGTACCAAGAAGCCTTCACAGAAGATTTCTGCCATTTGCATCAGCCCCCCATCCCATTGCTGACTCTCCTTGAACCTGGGTGATCTCAGTGCAGCTGTGGCAAAACTCACTCCCTTCTCTGTATTCTGGGCAGAATTTCCCACTAAAATGATTGAGTATTTGTAAGAGATGATGATCGAGTTAAAACCAGATTTGCACAAGAGAGAAActtgttgttttatttaaagaattcTGAAGAATAGTGGGGACTACAGAGGTCTGAATAAGAGCTAAAAAAGGAAACTTCTCCATTGCAGGAAATGCGCAGTGTTCTTGGGACCACAGTTAATTGACATTAGCTGGACTGTAGGACCTGGAGatgcaggaaagcaggagagCTGCCTGCCCACAGATAACCCAAACATACTACTCTGATGACTTGGTGCAGTTTTGCCCCCTTTGCTGAGCTCTGTGCAAAGGTCTGGCCCAtcgcagcccccccgggccctgcccctgcccatggcagcaggggtccagctggagagcagccctggctgcccaCATTAGGGGCTTTAGCCAGGAAAGGAGGCCTCAGTTATCAAATCAAAATGCATATTGTCACAGGGTACCCCAACATATTAGTCCTTTCATTAGCTGACATATGTATAACAAACTCACTCTAGAATATCACAGAGTAGGACCATGTGTCTGCCAAGATACTGCAACAATGGTATGCAAAATTATATGCTTAGAAGATAATTTCTATAACCAAAGTCACGCCTAAGCACACACGCACTTATAACCAGAAATTATCTATCCAAAGATCAGATCAGCATACATCATCCTGAACTTTTTTCAGCTCttaaataaatgcttatttttgtcTTACCGTTCTGGACAACACTTATCAAGGTGACGATGGTGAGCAGGACAATGCTTCCGACGGTTTCCTGGTCCATTTTGCGAATGAGCTGTCAGGATGGATGGTGCAGCCTCAGtggcagctcagccctgcaagCACAGAAGGAGGAAGTGAAGGTCTTTCTTCTCTTGAATAGTGAAACACACTTCCTATGGTTTCACAGGAGAGTGGCAGCACCCTGCGGTCCGGTGCCTGTCAGAGCAACACAGCCACAGACTCACTCACTCACTTATCATATACAGATGAAGTTCACAGAAACAAGAGATTAGATGTCTGTTATCTAAGAAGATATACAATGTGGAAAGATATATATGGCCCTTcctgcacagaagcaaaatagCAGCCTTGATATCTAAAGTACATCTGAGCATTTGGCTAGCTGTGTGGAACAGCAGAAAGGCTGGAAGAGACCAGACAGGCTATCATGTCATTGCCTGCAAGTGCCCAACCACCCCACAAGTAGCTGGGAG
Encoded here:
- the ALOX5AP gene encoding arachidonate 5-lipoxygenase-activating protein, which codes for MDQETVGSIVLLTIVTLISVVQNAFFASKVEHESKQCNSKGFQRPGSSAFDRVYTANQNCGHTYPTFLAMLWCAGLLCSQAPAAFAGLMYLFVRQKYFVGYLGERTQSTPGYLFGKRIILFLFLMSVAGILNYYLIYFFGSDFEMHIKTITGAISPLLLIP